The genomic window GCACCTGAACTACGCGTTCATGGACGTCCAGCCCAATGGGACGGTCACCTACGGCGACGAGAACGCGGATCGGCAGAACCTGGCCGAGTTCCAGGAGCTGAAGGCTCGGCATCCGGACACGAAGATGCAGCTGTCGATCGGCGGCTGGTCGCTCTCGACGCACTTCTCCGACGCCGCAGCGACGCAGGAGAACCGAGAGCGGTTCGCCGAGTCGTCGGTCGAACTGATGCGCCAGTACGACTTCGACGGTATCGACATCGACTGGGAGTTCCCCGACGGCGGCGGTGCCGAAGGGAACAGCGAGCGTCCGGAGGACCCGCAGAACTACGTCTTGCTCCTCCAGGAGGTCCGCGAGGAGCTCGACGAAGCGGAACGGCAAGACGGAAAGGAGTACGAGCTGAGCGTCGCTGCCGCGTCGAACCCGCAGAAGACGGCACAGCTCGACGTTCCGGGGATCGCCGAGCAGGTCGACTACGTCAGCGTGATGAACTACGACTACACCGGCACGTGGAGCTCTCAGACGAACCACAACAGCAAGCTCTACTCCGCGTCCGACGATCCCAGCCCGGATCACTTCAACGGTGACGCCGGAATGCGAGGCTGGGCCGACGCGGGAATGCCCAAGGAAAAGCTCGTCTACGGTGCGGCGTTCTTCGGCTACGGCTTCGAAGGCGTTCCGGACCGGAACAACGGCCTCTACCAGTCCTTTACCGGACCGGCCGACGTCGGCTGGACCGTCGCCGACGGCGCGACCGACTACCGATCCGTTCAGGAACTGATCGACAACGATTCGTCGTACGTGCGGTACTGGGACGACGAGGCGAAGGTCCCGTACGTCTACTCCGCTCGGGACAACGTCTTCATCACCTACGAGGACCCCGAATCGATGGCCATCAAAGCCGAGTACGTCAAGGAGAACGGCTACGGTGGCATGATGTTCTGGGAATTCTACGGAGATCGCGACGAGACGCTGATCGACGTGATCGACCAGCGGCTCGGCGCGTAACTCGCCGATTACGGGAGTCGACAGCGTCGATTCGTGGCGCGCTTCCGTTCCGATATTTTCGGTATTCGCGCCTCGAGCGGTTGCGTCGACGGTGACGAAGTGATACCCTCGAGTCCCGGCCCGGAACCGCCGCGATGCCGCGCGTTCGACGGCGACAGTTCGATCCGCGGCCGTGGATACCAACCGTCGTCGGTGACAGAACGCTACCGATCGCTTCCCGTCCGGTAGCAACCGCGCCCCGGCCGGCAGCGAGTTAGCAGTTCAGGTACGCGCTCGGATCCTCGGCCTCGTAGATGACGTCGAGCGCACAGACGTTCCCGTCCCTCCAGGTCGGCGACCAGTCCTGGACGACCACCTCCTGATCTCGCTCGTGGAACGGCGTTTCGTCGAGGTAGTTCTCGTACCCGACCTCGCCGGTGAGATACCGATCGCCGCCGAGGTGGTCCGTGAGGCGAGCCAGGTACTCGGACGGATCGCCGGGATGCGCGACCGGGAGCTCGCTCGAGCGGACCACCGACGACTCGATGTCGAACCGATCGAACAGCTCGAGGAGGATCGAGATCGTGAGGTCGACCAGTCTGACGTCGGCCATCAGTTCGCCGGGTGCGACGCCCTCGAGTTCCCACAGCCGAGCCATCGAGAGGCGCTCGAAATCCGCCTCGTCGTCGAGAGACGCGCCGATATCGACCAGCAGCTGATTGCGCTGCGTTCGGAGACGGCGACAAGCGGTCTCCGCAGCGGCGAGCTCTTCCTTGACGGTTTCGGATCGAGCGATGAGAGCGGCGACGTCGGCGTTCGGATCCGTCCGCTTTCGGTCGGCGATCTGCCGTGCGAGGCGGTTCTTCCGCTCTCGAAGGTCTCGTAACCGCAACTCCTGCCGGCGGGTGCACAACTCGTCGTCTAACCGGAGACACTCGTCGACGAGTTCCGTCCCGACGTGACGAGCCACCTCGTCCCGTCGTTCTCTGAGCGTCTCGACGGCGACGGGACTCACACAGAGGCGTTCGTAAGTCGGTCGCCACTCATCGGCCGCGGCACCGTACTTCCCGCGAAGCGTCTCGATGTGTCGGACGGGCCACGGTGAAGACATGTCGATCCGCGCTTCGTCGATACGGACGTCGGTACTGGTGTGGCGAACCGGGACCGTGAGCCAGTTTCGGTCGTCGTAATCGATCAGGGCTCTGTGCTGACGGGAACACCGGGAAAATTCGATATCGTCGTAGATAACGAAGACGTCCGCTTGCTGTACGCGAGCGAGGTAGTGAAGTCGCGGGAAATACCGTGGTTGGTACGCCGCGACGGTCTGGTTCATGGGCACGAATAGTTATATGTCGTGTTAATAAATCCTCGCTCGTTTACAAGAGAAATCGCGCCTATACGTGAACGGAACGGCACGGGATCGAAGTTAAGTCCGTGTTGCGCCGGTTCTACCGGCGACGTTCCATGATCAGCTCGAACGGTTCGGCGGCGTAGAGGCCGACCTTTTCCCCCCACAGCTGGTTGTTGTTCCGGATGCTTCGCCTGCTACGGGGATGGGGACGCTCTCTGAGTTCGTCCTCGTAGATCGAAAGCGCGTCCATCTTCCGGTCGAAATGCTCGTCGATGTCGACGAACACGGTCGGCTGGAACGCGGTATCCGCGGTCGGCATCGCCCACTCGGTCGACGACAGCGACTCGAACGAGAGGATCCGATCGACGGTCGACCCGGCGAGCGGTCGGGCGGCCGTCCGGACGGCGCGCGCGGCGATCTGATGATCGATGTTGAGGTCGCCGTAGTAGTGCGTGTAGATCACGTGCGGTTCGAACGAGTCGAGTTTCGACTCGACGTCGCGGACGACGTCGATGAGCGCCTCGTCGTCGAGCTGATTCCCCCAGTAATCGAGTACGGTGACGTCCTCGAAGCCGAGCGAGTCGGCGACGGCCCGCGCCCGCTCCCGGCGGTCGTCGCGGCGCGCTCGAGCGGCGGACGTCTCCGCCTCGTACCGGGCCATCACACCGTCGTTGAGCATCAGTACCTCGACGTCGTCGCCTTCGGCGACGTGTTTCGCGAGGGTCCCACCGACCCCGATCACTTCGTCGTCCGGATGTGCTGCCACACAGAGTACTCGCATTCCTGAGAGGACGGGGGCGGCATCGGTATTTATCCCATCGATGGTTTCGACCGGCAGTCTCGGGCTTATTCGCGGGTCGCCCGCGTCACCGGTCGCAATTCGGGGCCGGATCCGGAGCCGCGCTCTGTGGGGCGGTAGACGAGGCGCCGTCGCTCCACCGAACGGTACGTAGAACCGGATAACGGACGCGAATCGGGCCGGTGGACCGATGGATGGCGTCGCACGGGCGATCGGACACGCGGCCCGGTGCGGACGGGTGGGAACGGTTCTCGGCCGACGGCTCACGTCGACCGAACCCGGGTCAATCACCCGATCCGCACGGTAACCGTTTCTTCCGCGGTCGGATCGGCGGCCGTCACGTGCGTCGTCTCGCTGGCGTCCCCCGCGCGCACCGTCACGTCGTGGTCGCCGAGAAACACGTCGGTACTGAACAGGCCGTCCGCGTCGGTCCGTCCGGACTCCTCCGTCCACCACTGGTCGAACACGAGGTCCGTGTACGCGTCGTACGCCGGCTTCTTCGACCAGTCCTCGCGAAACAGCGGGGCGTTGCCCTGCCAGTGGATCTCGTCCCAGAAGCCCCACATGACGAAGCCGTCGACGACCGGGTGACTGAACACCGTCTTCAGGAACTTATAGAGGTACTCCGCCTCGAGTTCCTCCGTCCACTCGTCACCCCACGCGTCGTACTCGGTGATCTGAATGGAATCGACGTGCTCGGCGAACCGGTCGAGCGTCGACACCAGTTCCGTCGGCGATCGCCGCTGGTCCGCCTTCCAGTGGTGACTCTGCATGCCGATCCCGTCCAGCGGCACGTCGGTTTCGCCCGCCCACGTCACGAGCTCTTCGAGTGCGTCCCGGTGATCGTCCCTATCGCCGGCGAGAACGTCGTACTCGTTGAGATAGAGGCGCGCGTCGGGATCGGCGTCGGCGGCCAACTGGAACCAGTCCCGGATCTTCGGCGCGCGGGTCGGCGGTTCGTCCGGGTCGATGAGATCGGTCATCTCGTGGAACCCGATCTGTTCGTTCAGGACGTCCCACTCGGTGACGTTCTCCGTCCCGCTGTGGTGCGAGACGATAGCCGAGACGTGCTCGTCGCTGCGGTTGTCGACGTGGTCGGCGTCGCCCTCGTCCATCGCCCTGATCACGTCGTCGGGGATGGCCCCCTGTCCGCGACGCTGCCAGATACAGGCGTGTCCTCGCATCTCGAGCCCGCGATCGAGGAGCCACCACGTCGCCGTTTCCGCGTGTTCGCGGTGTTCCGGGAGTTCCCAGAAGTTCCACTTGTGGCGGTTCTCGAGGACGGCCTTGTTGAACAGATCGGTGATCGCCGTTCGATACTCGTCGTCGGGGACGGACTCCGCGACCAGATACTCCGCGTTGACGGCGGTGCCGAACCCGAACGCGTGCCCGCTCATCTCGACGTCGACCGCCGCGTCCGCGATCGGTGCATCGTCCTCGTCGACGACCTCGACCGCGAGCGACGTCGTTCGGTGGTCCTCGATC from Haloterrigena sp. KLK7 includes these protein-coding regions:
- a CDS encoding glycosyl hydrolase family 18 protein, encoding MTVSDGTVDVGERVGFMADTHTTNARITDLEWSFDDGTTSNGWWTAHRFSEPGTYNVSLTATDNTGATDTETVTITVRGDPNETNASDGDVDASAETAADSEYPAWNESDVYRSGDRVVWNGGIWEAQWWTQGDTPADSRVWEHVEDLGGDGTGDQQETDGTESANETDGTESTNETTDTAPSDGDDGTSEPNQSTGDTDTVESGDDMRVVGYYTSWSIYDRDYQPSDVPLDKVTHLNYAFMDVQPNGTVTYGDENADRQNLAEFQELKARHPDTKMQLSIGGWSLSTHFSDAAATQENRERFAESSVELMRQYDFDGIDIDWEFPDGGGAEGNSERPEDPQNYVLLLQEVREELDEAERQDGKEYELSVAAASNPQKTAQLDVPGIAEQVDYVSVMNYDYTGTWSSQTNHNSKLYSASDDPSPDHFNGDAGMRGWADAGMPKEKLVYGAAFFGYGFEGVPDRNNGLYQSFTGPADVGWTVADGATDYRSVQELIDNDSSYVRYWDDEAKVPYVYSARDNVFITYEDPESMAIKAEYVKENGYGGMMFWEFYGDRDETLIDVIDQRLGA
- a CDS encoding WbqC family protein; the encoded protein is MNQTVAAYQPRYFPRLHYLARVQQADVFVIYDDIEFSRCSRQHRALIDYDDRNWLTVPVRHTSTDVRIDEARIDMSSPWPVRHIETLRGKYGAAADEWRPTYERLCVSPVAVETLRERRDEVARHVGTELVDECLRLDDELCTRRQELRLRDLRERKNRLARQIADRKRTDPNADVAALIARSETVKEELAAAETACRRLRTQRNQLLVDIGASLDDEADFERLSMARLWELEGVAPGELMADVRLVDLTISILLELFDRFDIESSVVRSSELPVAHPGDPSEYLARLTDHLGGDRYLTGEVGYENYLDETPFHERDQEVVVQDWSPTWRDGNVCALDVIYEAEDPSAYLNC
- a CDS encoding PIG-L family deacetylase codes for the protein MAAHPDDEVIGVGGTLAKHVAEGDDVEVLMLNDGVMARYEAETSAARARRDDRRERARAVADSLGFEDVTVLDYWGNQLDDEALIDVVRDVESKLDSFEPHVIYTHYYGDLNIDHQIAARAVRTAARPLAGSTVDRILSFESLSSTEWAMPTADTAFQPTVFVDIDEHFDRKMDALSIYEDELRERPHPRSRRSIRNNNQLWGEKVGLYAAEPFELIMERRR
- a CDS encoding endo-1,4-beta-xylanase — its product is MTNDDRSSGPPDRLDSDRDDSARGPFDRLSRRGVLGGLGLAGLGTGLGVGLRRDEDTESDDGTDEGNTEPEAGGESEDSWETDADERIEDHRTTSLAVEVVDEDDAPIADAAVDVEMSGHAFGFGTAVNAEYLVAESVPDDEYRTAITDLFNKAVLENRHKWNFWELPEHREHAETATWWLLDRGLEMRGHACIWQRRGQGAIPDDVIRAMDEGDADHVDNRSDEHVSAIVSHHSGTENVTEWDVLNEQIGFHEMTDLIDPDEPPTRAPKIRDWFQLAADADPDARLYLNEYDVLAGDRDDHRDALEELVTWAGETDVPLDGIGMQSHHWKADQRRSPTELVSTLDRFAEHVDSIQITEYDAWGDEWTEELEAEYLYKFLKTVFSHPVVDGFVMWGFWDEIHWQGNAPLFREDWSKKPAYDAYTDLVFDQWWTEESGRTDADGLFSTDVFLGDHDVTVRAGDASETTHVTAADPTAEETVTVRIG